A DNA window from Candidatus Zixiibacteriota bacterium contains the following coding sequences:
- a CDS encoding cation:dicarboxylase symporter family transporter, with translation GVIFLNAMKLIAVPLVMVSLVVAVASLDDFRKLGRTSGKTLLYFFTVSGIAALIGIILADIIKPGALPNLTPQSTDTGIGDLIATLVPPNLFQAVMTGRTLGLIFIAIAFGGALSTLGIAGKPVFDFFNALLKALRKLLYFLVFAAPVGVLVLVGGTVAQNPDPMKLALSIGLFALVVVIGLAIHGLIILPLIMAGFGRKNPLQYASKIGQALWGTFITGSSSPNFHVAVDSPLDKSHGGLRPAATSLPRGAALNMDGTVLFQGAAVIFVAQLYGINLTIAQQVVVLLTAMFTSVAAAGIPHAGAITMVMVMAPVGLPIEGIGVIWVIDWFLDRCRSAVNVWSDAVGSVIIAGVTETKAPARVPPRVPGEPIKPAETRPTRPDRPVRTERYESRPRGDRNQPYQKRPRKQEEHRPGYERGRRSEPRPEPRERTRKEPAPISKDTIERDLERLRKQLTPPPVPVSAAPEPQPAITEPKKDEFFEKGIPKFDFFGGEEKADKGVTEPSPEPVVEKPAVIPEIPAPVEQPRPKETPPAEPKPEETEDAWGRIKKKHPSK, from the coding sequence TTCACCGTCTCGGGCATTGCCGCACTGATCGGCATAATTCTGGCCGACATTATCAAACCGGGGGCGCTTCCCAACCTGACCCCCCAGAGCACCGACACCGGAATCGGCGACCTTATCGCGACCCTGGTGCCGCCGAATCTTTTTCAGGCTGTTATGACGGGAAGAACACTCGGCCTGATTTTCATCGCCATTGCTTTCGGGGGCGCTCTTTCCACTCTCGGGATTGCCGGAAAACCGGTTTTCGATTTCTTCAATGCGCTGCTGAAAGCGCTGCGAAAACTGCTCTACTTTTTGGTTTTCGCGGCCCCGGTCGGTGTGCTGGTTCTGGTCGGCGGGACCGTCGCGCAAAATCCCGACCCCATGAAACTGGCCTTGAGCATCGGTCTTTTTGCCCTCGTGGTCGTCATCGGTCTGGCCATCCATGGCCTGATAATCCTGCCCTTAATAATGGCCGGTTTCGGGCGCAAGAATCCCTTGCAATATGCTTCAAAAATCGGGCAGGCCTTATGGGGAACCTTCATTACCGGTTCCTCCTCACCAAATTTCCATGTCGCGGTTGACTCTCCTCTGGATAAAAGCCACGGCGGGTTGCGCCCGGCCGCTACCTCTCTTCCGCGCGGAGCCGCCCTTAATATGGATGGCACCGTCCTGTTTCAGGGAGCTGCAGTCATCTTTGTGGCGCAGCTTTACGGCATCAATTTGACTATCGCGCAACAGGTCGTGGTTCTCCTGACCGCCATGTTCACATCGGTTGCCGCCGCCGGAATCCCCCATGCCGGGGCGATCACCATGGTAATGGTGATGGCGCCGGTCGGTCTGCCGATTGAGGGGATTGGTGTTATCTGGGTAATCGACTGGTTTTTGGATCGCTGCCGCTCGGCGGTCAATGTCTGGAGTGATGCGGTCGGCTCCGTTATCATCGCTGGCGTGACCGAAACAAAAGCTCCCGCTCGCGTGCCGCCGCGCGTTCCCGGCGAACCGATCAAGCCTGCCGAAACGAGACCGACACGCCCTGATCGACCGGTCAGAACAGAGCGGTACGAAAGCCGCCCCCGTGGCGACCGCAATCAGCCATATCAGAAAAGGCCGCGGAAACAGGAGGAACACCGTCCCGGATACGAGCGCGGAAGAAGGTCCGAGCCGAGACCCGAACCAAGAGAAAGAACCCGCAAGGAACCGGCGCCTATTTCCAAAGATACGATTGAACGGGATCTGGAAAGACTTCGCAAACAATTAACTCCGCCGCCGGTGCCTGTAAGCGCCGCGCCGGAACCACAGCCGGCCATTACCGAGCCTAAGAAGGATGAATTCTTTGAAAAGGGAATTCCCAAGTTCGATTTCTTCGGCGGCGAGGAAAAAGCCGATAAGGGTGTGACAGAACCCTCCCCGGAACCGGTAGTGGAAAAACCGGCAGTCATTCCCGAGATTCCTGCACCGGTTGAACAGCCGCGCCCGAAAGAAACTCCGCCCGCGGAGCCGAAACCGGAAGAAACTGAGGATGCCTGGGGCAGAATAAAAAAGAAACATCCCAGCAAATAA